One Bacillota bacterium DNA segment encodes these proteins:
- a CDS encoding membrane-bound O-acyltransferase family protein — protein sequence MLFHSPEFLTLMVATAALYYLLPRRRLWLLALANAVFYGAAGLPWLGLFAAMSFLTYLCSKRAEPDRGPAARRWVWLGVTLNLLNLAFFKYTNFLFQSLNQVLHFAPDGKLLSIILPVGISFYTFQLVAYLIDVGRGEQ from the coding sequence TTGCTCTTCCATAGCCCGGAATTCCTCACCCTGATGGTCGCCACGGCGGCCCTCTACTATCTCCTCCCGCGCCGGCGGCTCTGGCTGCTGGCCCTGGCCAACGCCGTCTTCTACGGCGCCGCCGGGCTCCCCTGGCTGGGGCTGTTCGCGGCCATGTCCTTCCTGACCTACCTGTGCTCCAAGCGGGCCGAGCCCGATCGCGGCCCGGCCGCCCGCCGCTGGGTCTGGCTGGGGGTCACCCTCAACCTCTTGAACCTGGCCTTTTTCAAGTATACCAACTTCCTCTTCCAGAGCCTGAACCAGGTCCTTCACTTCGCCCCGGACGGGAAGTTGTTGTCCATCATCCTACCCGTGGGCATCTCCTTCTACACCTTCCAGCTGGTGGCCTACCTCATCGACGTCGGCCGCGGCGAGCAGA